A portion of the Streptomyces sp. NBC_01335 genome contains these proteins:
- a CDS encoding YlxR family protein: protein MSGRTQARACPERTCVGCRERAAKTELLRIVVDEGACAPDPRGTLPGRGAYVHPASVCLDLAVRRRAFLRAFKAKGPFDTTALQRFVERVAPQEK from the coding sequence GTGTCTGGCCGGACGCAAGCCCGCGCTTGTCCCGAACGCACCTGTGTGGGATGCCGGGAGCGAGCGGCCAAGACCGAGTTGCTGCGCATCGTGGTGGACGAGGGCGCTTGTGCGCCTGATCCACGCGGTACGCTGCCCGGCCGGGGTGCGTATGTGCACCCGGCATCTGTCTGTCTCGACCTGGCGGTCCGCCGCCGGGCGTTCCTCCGGGCCTTCAAGGCCAAGGGGCCGTTCGACACCACCGCGTTGCAGCGGTTCGTCGAGCGGGTGGCACCGCAAGAAAAGTGA
- the infB gene encoding translation initiation factor IF-2, translated as MAKVRVYELAKEFGVESKVVMAKLQELGEFVRSASSTIEAPVVRKLTDALQGPGGNAGKSAAKPGAPRKAAPAKPAAPSPAAAARPAAPKPGAPAPKPAAAAPETSAPAAPAAPSAGPRPGPRPAPRPAPVTPVPVAEFSAPAPAQPAAPQQPQAPRPAGATPGPRPAPARPAPAGGQRDGGQRDSRDGGQRDNRGGDRPARPAGQGAPRPGGARPAGPRPGNNPFTSGGSTGMARPQAPRPGGAPRPGGGQERPGAPRPQGNTGGPGGAPRPQGPQGGARPTPGGMPRPQAPRPGAPAGNRPNPGMMPQRPAAGPRPGGGPGGGRGPGGGAGRPGGAGGAGRPGGGGFAGRPGGGGGGGFAGRPAGPGGGGGGAGRPGGGGGGFGGRPGFGGRPGGPGGRGGTQGAFGRPGGPARRGRKSKRQRRQEYEAMQAPSVGGVMLPRGNGQSVRLSRGASLTDFAEKIGANPASLVGVMMNLGEMVTATQSVSDETLKLLADEMNFVLEIVSPEEEDRELLESFDIEFGEDEGGEESLIPRPPVVTVMGHVDHGKTRLLDAIRKTNVVAGEAGGITQHIGAYQVSAEVNGEDRKITFIDTPGHEAFTAMRARGAKSTDIAILVVAANDGVMPQTIEALNHAKAADVPIVVAVNKIDVEGADPVKVRGQLTEFGLVAEEYGGDTMFVDISAKQGLNIDSLLEAVVLTADASLDLRANPEQDAQGIAIESHLDRGRGAVATVLVQRGTLRVGDTMVVGDAYGRVRAMLDDKGENVEEAGPSTPVLVLGLTNVPGAGDNFLVVDEDRTARQIAEKRAARERNANFARKGVRFSLENLDEALKAGLVQELNLIIKGDASGSVEALESSLLQLDVGDEVDIRILHRGVGAVTESDINLATGSDAIVIGFNVRAAGRAQQMAEREGVDVRYYSVIYQAIEEIEAALKGMLKPEYEEVELGTAEIREVFRSSKLGNIAGVLVRSGEVKRNTKARLLRDGKVIAENLNISGLRRFKDDVTEIREGFEGGINLGNFNDIKIDDVIATYEMREKPRG; from the coding sequence GTGGCTAAGGTCCGGGTATACGAACTCGCCAAGGAGTTCGGCGTAGAGAGCAAGGTCGTCATGGCCAAGCTCCAAGAACTCGGTGAATTCGTCCGTTCGGCGTCCTCGACGATCGAGGCGCCGGTTGTACGCAAGTTGACCGATGCACTGCAGGGGCCCGGCGGCAACGCCGGCAAGTCCGCTGCCAAGCCGGGAGCGCCTCGTAAGGCTGCCCCCGCCAAGCCCGCGGCGCCCTCCCCGGCCGCTGCGGCACGTCCCGCTGCCCCCAAGCCCGGCGCACCGGCTCCCAAGCCTGCTGCCGCCGCGCCTGAGACCAGCGCCCCCGCGGCTCCGGCCGCACCGTCGGCCGGTCCCCGTCCGGGCCCGCGTCCGGCCCCCCGGCCCGCGCCGGTGACCCCGGTCCCCGTCGCCGAGTTCTCGGCGCCGGCCCCGGCCCAGCCGGCCGCGCCGCAGCAGCCCCAGGCCCCGCGCCCCGCGGGTGCCACCCCGGGTCCGCGTCCCGCCCCGGCCCGTCCGGCTCCGGCCGGCGGCCAGCGTGACGGCGGCCAGCGCGACAGCCGTGACGGCGGTCAGCGCGACAACCGCGGCGGCGACCGCCCCGCGCGTCCCGCCGGCCAGGGCGCCCCGCGTCCGGGCGGCGCACGTCCGGCCGGTCCCCGTCCGGGCAACAACCCGTTCACCTCCGGCGGTTCCACCGGCATGGCGCGCCCCCAGGCGCCCCGTCCCGGCGGTGCCCCGCGCCCCGGCGGCGGTCAGGAGCGCCCCGGCGCCCCGCGCCCCCAGGGCAACACCGGTGGTCCCGGCGGCGCCCCGCGCCCGCAGGGCCCCCAGGGCGGTGCCCGTCCCACCCCGGGCGGCATGCCCCGCCCGCAGGCTCCGCGTCCCGGCGCTCCCGCCGGTAACCGTCCCAACCCCGGCATGATGCCGCAGCGTCCCGCTGCGGGCCCGCGTCCCGGCGGTGGCCCCGGCGGTGGCCGCGGTCCCGGCGGCGGTGCGGGTCGTCCCGGCGGCGCCGGCGGTGCCGGTCGTCCCGGTGGCGGCGGCTTCGCGGGTCGTCCCGGTGGCGGCGGCGGTGGCGGCTTCGCCGGCCGTCCGGCCGGTCCCGGCGGTGGCGGCGGCGGTGCCGGTCGTCCCGGCGGCGGTGGCGGCGGCTTCGGCGGTCGTCCCGGCTTCGGCGGACGTCCCGGCGGCCCCGGTGGCCGTGGTGGCACACAGGGTGCGTTCGGCCGTCCCGGCGGTCCGGCGCGTCGTGGTCGCAAGTCGAAGCGGCAGAGGCGCCAGGAGTACGAGGCCATGCAGGCCCCGTCGGTCGGCGGCGTGATGCTGCCTCGCGGCAACGGACAGTCCGTCCGCCTGTCGCGCGGTGCCTCGCTCACCGACTTCGCCGAGAAGATCGGCGCCAACCCGGCGTCGCTCGTCGGCGTGATGATGAACCTCGGCGAGATGGTCACCGCCACGCAGTCCGTCTCCGACGAGACGCTGAAGCTCCTCGCGGACGAGATGAACTTCGTCCTCGAGATCGTCAGCCCGGAGGAGGAGGACCGCGAGCTGCTCGAGTCCTTCGACATCGAGTTCGGCGAGGACGAGGGCGGCGAGGAATCGCTCATCCCGCGTCCGCCGGTCGTGACCGTCATGGGTCACGTCGACCACGGTAAGACCCGACTCCTCGACGCGATCCGCAAGACGAACGTCGTCGCGGGCGAGGCCGGCGGCATCACCCAGCACATCGGTGCCTACCAGGTCTCCGCCGAGGTCAACGGCGAGGACCGGAAGATCACCTTCATCGACACCCCGGGTCACGAGGCGTTCACCGCCATGCGTGCCCGTGGTGCGAAGTCGACCGACATCGCGATCCTCGTGGTGGCGGCCAACGACGGTGTGATGCCCCAGACGATCGAGGCGCTGAACCACGCCAAGGCGGCCGACGTGCCGATCGTGGTCGCGGTCAACAAGATCGACGTCGAGGGTGCCGACCCGGTCAAGGTGCGCGGTCAGCTCACCGAGTTCGGTCTGGTGGCCGAGGAGTACGGCGGCGACACCATGTTCGTCGACATCTCCGCCAAGCAGGGTCTCAACATCGACTCCCTGCTGGAGGCCGTCGTCCTCACCGCCGACGCCTCGCTCGACCTGCGGGCCAACCCGGAGCAGGACGCGCAGGGTATTGCGATCGAGTCCCACCTCGACCGCGGTCGCGGTGCCGTCGCCACCGTCCTGGTGCAGCGAGGCACGCTGCGGGTCGGCGACACGATGGTCGTCGGCGACGCCTACGGCCGAGTCCGCGCCATGCTCGACGACAAGGGTGAGAACGTCGAGGAAGCGGGTCCGTCGACCCCCGTCCTCGTCCTCGGTCTCACCAACGTCCCGGGTGCCGGCGACAACTTCCTGGTCGTCGACGAGGACCGCACGGCCCGGCAGATCGCCGAGAAGCGTGCGGCCCGCGAGCGCAACGCCAACTTCGCCCGCAAGGGTGTCCGGTTCTCCCTGGAGAACCTCGACGAGGCGCTCAAGGCCGGTCTGGTCCAGGAACTCAACCTCATCATCAAGGGCGACGCGTCCGGTTCGGTGGAGGCTCTCGAGTCCTCGCTGCTCCAGCTCGACGTCGGCGACGAGGTCGACATCCGCATCCTGCACCGCGGTGTGGGTGCGGTCACCGAGTCGGACATCAACCTGGCGACCGGCTCCGACGCCATCGTGATCGGCTTCAACGTGCGTGCCGCAGGGCGCGCGCAGCAGATGGCCGAGCGCGAAGGCGTGGACGTCCGGTACTACTCGGTCATCTACCAGGCGATCGAAGAGATCGAAGCGGCCCTCAAGGGCATGCTCAAGCCGGAGTACGAAGAGGTCGAGCTCGGTACGGCGGAGATCCGCGAGGTCTTCCGCTCGTCCAAGCTGGGCAACATCGCCGGTGTCCTGGTCCGGTCGGGCGAGGTCAAGCGCAACACCAAGGCGCGCCTGCTCCGCGACGGCAAGGTCATTGCGGAGAACCTCAACATCTCCGGTCTGCGCCGCTTCAAGGACGACGTCACCGAGATCCGCGAAGGCTTCGAGGGCGGTATCAACCTCGGAAACTTCAACGACATCAAGATCGACGACGTCATCGCGACGTACGAGATGCGCGAGAAGCCGCGAGGCTGA
- a CDS encoding DUF503 domain-containing protein, with protein sequence MYVGTLSFDLLLGDVRSLKEKRSIVRPIVAELQRRFAVSVAETGDQDLHRRAEIGLAVVSGETRHLTDVLDRCERLVAGRPEVELLSVRRRLHSDEDD encoded by the coding sequence ATGTATGTGGGGACTCTGTCCTTCGATCTGCTCCTCGGCGACGTACGGTCGTTGAAGGAGAAGCGTTCCATCGTCCGGCCGATCGTCGCCGAGCTCCAGCGCAGATTCGCGGTGAGCGTGGCGGAGACGGGCGATCAGGATCTCCATCGCAGGGCCGAAATCGGCCTCGCCGTGGTCTCCGGGGAAACCCGGCACCTCACAGACGTGCTGGACCGGTGCGAGCGACTCGTCGCCGGCCGGCCGGAAGTGGAGCTGCTGTCCGTACGGCGGCGGCTGCACAGCGACGAAGACGATTGA
- the rbfA gene encoding 30S ribosome-binding factor RbfA, whose protein sequence is MADNARAKKLADLIQQVVAEKLQRGVKDPRLGTHVTITDTRVTGDLREATVFYTVYGDDEDRASAAAGLESAKGVLRSAVGAAAGTKFTPTLAFVADALPGNAKAIEDLLDQVRASDAKVREASSGATYAGGADPYRKPEDEDDTSA, encoded by the coding sequence GTGGCCGACAACGCGCGGGCGAAGAAGCTGGCGGACCTCATCCAGCAGGTGGTCGCCGAGAAACTGCAGCGCGGGGTCAAGGACCCCCGGCTGGGTACCCACGTGACGATCACGGACACCCGCGTCACCGGTGACCTGCGGGAGGCCACGGTCTTCTACACGGTCTACGGCGACGACGAGGACCGTGCCAGCGCGGCGGCCGGCCTGGAGAGCGCCAAGGGCGTGCTGCGGTCGGCGGTCGGGGCGGCGGCGGGGACGAAGTTCACCCCCACCCTCGCCTTCGTGGCGGACGCCCTGCCGGGCAACGCCAAGGCGATCGAGGACCTCCTCGACCAGGTGCGGGCCTCGGACGCCAAGGTGCGCGAGGCGTCCTCGGGCGCCACGTACGCCGGTGGCGCCGACCCGTACCGCAAGCCGGAGGACGAGGACGACACCTCAGCATGA